The following coding sequences are from one Saprospiraceae bacterium window:
- a CDS encoding T9SS type A sorting domain-containing protein, with the protein MLVLSCNGSVQISLGQNGMALVTPRMLISDKLPSYSQFKAYVNHTGSNMVSCDDIGKVIMATVVDTTSGQSCWSTLIVEDKLMPSVNCMSDTLPCTEDPFSYDYNEFITITDNCDPNPTAYFDLRFEKLNCGARYVAIAHLTWTVTDRYNNRVNCSNDIYFKKAPLDSIVFPQDDTLYCPSPDFSSLEGPTIFGESIDPFCDLFASFTEDSSIVCGGMYKKTRRWTVRDWCTGASRSMSQLITIADTTAPSVVCPANFTIGTSASSCGINYTIPQGVATDACSPSASIQFFVRVDSTYLTRPGQSIFLEPGLHSFNFIAIDPCGNSDTCTYSGLIVDRSLPTLVCLPKLVVSLGLDGKAFLTADHVLALTYVYDNCGIDTAWIARMSSNCGRPQDTIFRDSVYFCCEDIGNNPMLFFQVRDAAGNVSTCMIEIEVQNKVPIQTSCPSNITISCTIDYRDLNKTGRFKPIAICVDTLSLTYRDSGMIDSCKIGTIYRKFFLTYRSGTVDSSCTQRITVVNNFSFVPSSIRWRNDTTLLACRSNLPDSIGRPSAPGDSCSTVRFTYRDGSIMTRADSCRFFDRFWTAYTPCNGGQYLRDTQRITLINYRAPRLIAPRDTIIGSEEDSCARYVNLPLAYYLGCNSNVQITNSYNSGGANASGIYQVGTTRVIYTATDECGNVGRDTTFIVVLDQINPRIQCRVLILDMPANDSIKLTARQLLSSYRDNCTPSHLLKISFTRGNFNDTCRYITCADLLSPPDTFSIDIYVQDEAGNVGICRALVIVNDPNNNCGTNAQGNIVVQGLIRMLNDDPITGVKVDLEGNGMSGVNDLKGKYLFNKINSGVKLKIKPRKDDEPLYGISTWDIIQIQKHILGIEFLKNPYALIAADVDNNKRVSAADISALRRMILGLEDHFQGNTSWRFCPSSHKFANPSEPLQEDLEEEFNTGYLFEGIKVDFLGIKIGDVSGANDNFSNALVARYKQLDAKMLDRNLNAGTWTQTEIVPVQTVNAKAIEMHFKYDQNIIELEQIEEVISDQKGNFLNTDEYSVRNGAIHISWLCKHEEGKISRNKAFLVLHWRVKATAKLSDVLGVDQSRVNELYGTDDQTYELKIKYDKELLNQDDPIINNLTTEPNPFSSTCKLRFESTLDGIAEIEFSNQAGQTIAKEEMKLSKGINFWQIDQKILPHAGVYYYRVTAGRQRLEGKLIKID; encoded by the coding sequence ATGTTAGTGCTTTCATGTAATGGATCCGTTCAGATTTCTCTGGGCCAAAACGGAATGGCACTCGTAACACCACGGATGTTAATTTCAGACAAACTTCCTAGCTACAGTCAGTTCAAAGCTTATGTGAATCATACTGGAAGTAATATGGTGAGTTGCGATGACATAGGAAAAGTCATTATGGCAACAGTTGTGGATACAACTTCCGGACAATCTTGTTGGAGTACTCTCATTGTCGAAGACAAATTAATGCCTAGTGTAAATTGTATGAGCGATACTTTACCTTGTACTGAAGACCCGTTTAGTTATGATTATAACGAATTTATCACGATAACGGATAACTGTGATCCAAATCCAACAGCATATTTTGATCTACGATTTGAAAAGTTAAATTGTGGTGCTCGATATGTAGCTATTGCACATTTAACTTGGACTGTAACAGATCGCTACAACAATAGAGTCAATTGTTCAAATGACATTTATTTTAAAAAGGCACCTTTAGATAGTATTGTTTTTCCACAGGATGATACATTGTATTGTCCATCTCCGGATTTTTCAAGTTTGGAAGGACCTACTATTTTTGGAGAATCTATAGATCCTTTCTGTGATTTATTTGCTTCATTCACCGAAGATTCTTCAATTGTTTGTGGGGGAATGTATAAAAAAACAAGAAGGTGGACGGTTAGGGATTGGTGCACAGGTGCATCAAGAAGTATGTCGCAGTTAATTACTATTGCCGATACTACAGCACCATCTGTTGTTTGTCCAGCAAATTTCACTATAGGTACATCAGCTTCTTCGTGTGGAATAAATTATACGATACCTCAAGGTGTCGCTACAGATGCTTGCTCTCCTTCTGCATCTATTCAGTTTTTTGTGAGAGTGGATAGTACTTATTTAACAAGACCCGGACAAAGCATATTTTTAGAACCAGGATTGCATTCATTCAATTTTATTGCTATAGATCCATGTGGCAATTCTGATACCTGTACTTATTCAGGATTGATCGTAGACAGATCATTGCCGACTTTGGTTTGTTTGCCAAAATTGGTTGTTTCATTGGGACTAGATGGAAAAGCATTTTTGACGGCAGATCATGTTTTGGCTCTTACGTATGTATATGACAATTGTGGAATAGATACTGCCTGGATAGCGAGGATGAGTTCCAATTGTGGAAGACCTCAGGATACGATTTTTAGAGATAGTGTTTATTTCTGTTGTGAAGATATTGGAAACAATCCCATGTTGTTTTTTCAGGTACGGGATGCTGCCGGTAATGTCAGCACATGTATGATTGAAATTGAAGTTCAGAATAAAGTTCCTATACAAACTTCCTGCCCATCCAATATTACTATCAGTTGTACAATTGATTATAGGGATTTAAACAAAACCGGAAGATTTAAACCGATTGCAATTTGTGTTGATACATTGTCTCTCACATATAGAGATAGTGGTATGATAGATAGTTGTAAGATAGGTACAATATATCGTAAATTTTTTCTGACATACAGGAGTGGTACCGTAGATAGTAGTTGCACACAAAGAATTACAGTAGTAAATAATTTTTCATTTGTCCCTTCTTCAATCAGATGGAGAAATGACACGACTTTATTGGCATGTAGAAGCAATTTGCCGGACTCAATAGGAAGGCCTTCAGCTCCGGGAGATTCTTGTTCCACAGTCAGATTCACATATCGTGACGGATCAATCATGACACGCGCGGATAGCTGTAGATTTTTTGATAGATTCTGGACAGCTTATACTCCATGCAACGGAGGCCAATATTTGAGAGACACACAGAGGATAACACTCATCAATTATCGTGCACCAAGGTTGATAGCGCCAAGGGATACGATTATTGGTTCAGAAGAAGATTCTTGTGCTAGATATGTAAATTTACCTCTGGCTTATTATTTGGGCTGTAACTCAAATGTACAAATCACGAATAGCTACAACTCGGGAGGCGCAAATGCAAGTGGAATTTATCAGGTAGGTACTACCAGGGTAATTTATACTGCAACTGATGAATGTGGAAATGTAGGTAGGGACACAACTTTTATAGTAGTACTTGATCAAATTAATCCTCGAATCCAGTGTAGAGTTTTAATACTTGATATGCCTGCAAATGATAGTATCAAACTAACAGCCCGGCAATTGTTGAGCTCTTATAGAGATAATTGCACTCCTTCCCATTTACTCAAGATATCTTTTACACGAGGTAATTTTAATGATACATGCAGATACATCACATGTGCTGATCTTCTCTCTCCGCCGGATACATTTTCAATAGACATTTATGTGCAAGATGAGGCAGGAAATGTTGGTATTTGCAGGGCTCTGGTGATTGTAAATGATCCAAATAATAATTGTGGTACAAATGCTCAGGGAAATATTGTCGTGCAAGGATTAATTAGAATGTTGAATGACGATCCTATTACTGGAGTGAAAGTGGATTTAGAAGGAAATGGAATGTCAGGAGTTAATGATTTGAAAGGAAAGTATTTATTCAATAAGATTAATTCCGGAGTGAAATTAAAAATTAAACCAAGGAAGGATGATGAACCATTATACGGAATCAGTACCTGGGATATTATTCAGATCCAAAAACATATCTTAGGTATTGAGTTTTTGAAAAATCCTTATGCATTAATTGCAGCGGACGTCGATAATAACAAAAGAGTGAGTGCTGCAGATATATCAGCTCTGAGAAGAATGATATTAGGGCTGGAAGACCATTTTCAAGGAAATACTTCTTGGAGATTTTGTCCAAGCTCACATAAGTTCGCAAATCCTTCAGAACCGCTCCAGGAAGATTTGGAAGAAGAGTTTAATACAGGATATTTATTTGAAGGAATCAAGGTTGATTTCTTGGGAATAAAAATAGGGGATGTTTCGGGAGCAAATGATAATTTTTCTAATGCGTTGGTAGCCAGATATAAGCAGCTGGATGCAAAAATGTTGGATCGCAACTTGAATGCAGGTACATGGACACAAACAGAAATTGTCCCGGTGCAAACTGTCAATGCAAAAGCAATAGAAATGCATTTCAAATATGATCAAAATATCATTGAACTAGAACAAATTGAAGAAGTCATCAGTGATCAAAAAGGGAATTTCCTCAATACAGATGAATATTCGGTTCGCAATGGTGCAATTCATATCAGTTGGTTGTGCAAACATGAAGAAGGTAAGATCAGCAGAAATAAGGCGTTCTTAGTTTTACACTGGCGAGTAAAAGCAACCGCAAAACTAAGTGATGTGCTTGGAGTAGATCAGAGTCGAGTCAACGAACTTTATGGAACAGATGATCAGACTTATGAACTCAAAATTAAGTATGATAAAGAATTATTGAATCAAGATGATCCAATTATTAATAATCTGACAACGGAGCCAAATCCTTTCTCGAGTACTTGTAAACTGCGATTTGAATCTACCTTGGATGGTATCGCTGAAATCGAGTTCAGTAATCAGGCGGGACAAACAATAGCTAAAGAAGAGATGAAGCTTTCAAAAGGGATCAACTTCTGGCAAATAGACCAAAAGATCCTTCCACATGCAGGAGTATATTATTATAGAGTGACGGCTGGGCGGCAACGACTGGAAGGCAAATTGATCAAAATAGACTGA
- a CDS encoding T9SS type A sorting domain-containing protein, translated as MIAADVTNNGKITASDISEIRKLILGVTSKFATVESWTFVPKSYVFADPTQPWGAPRTATEVFGTQKEVKQSDFVAIKMGDLNGNARASNVMSGSVRTSGKLSMEIDEQEMVAGEVYKVNFKSSDFRNISGYQFTLKFDSEMLNFEGVESGVLGTTESNFGTNRVNEGILTTSWNSGTGTSYGSDETLFTVVFRSVRSGKLSGMLAITSEVTAAEAYEASEEVKGVSLNARTDQGVVESGVFELYQNNPNPFNKETVVSYRLPEAGAVKLSIYDVTGKVIRVYEIQGQKGLNTQKIEKSELNGGGVLYYQLDAANHTATKRMVVVE; from the coding sequence TTGATTGCAGCAGATGTAACAAACAATGGCAAGATCACAGCAAGTGACATCAGCGAGATCAGGAAGTTGATCTTGGGAGTTACGAGCAAGTTTGCAACAGTAGAATCATGGACATTTGTACCGAAGAGCTATGTATTTGCAGATCCAACGCAGCCATGGGGTGCACCACGCACAGCCACAGAGGTGTTTGGCACGCAGAAAGAAGTGAAACAAAGTGACTTTGTAGCGATAAAGATGGGAGACTTGAACGGCAATGCCAGAGCGAGCAACGTGATGAGCGGAAGCGTGAGGACATCGGGCAAGTTGAGCATGGAAATCGATGAGCAGGAAATGGTAGCAGGAGAAGTATACAAAGTAAACTTCAAGTCAAGCGATTTCCGCAACATCAGTGGATACCAGTTCACATTGAAGTTTGACAGTGAGATGTTGAACTTTGAAGGAGTAGAAAGCGGAGTATTGGGTACAACAGAATCCAACTTTGGAACGAACCGCGTGAACGAAGGAATCTTGACAACGAGCTGGAACAGCGGTACAGGAACAAGCTATGGTAGCGACGAAACATTATTCACAGTAGTATTCCGCAGCGTACGCAGCGGTAAGTTAAGCGGCATGTTGGCGATCACAAGTGAAGTGACAGCAGCAGAAGCATACGAAGCAAGTGAAGAAGTGAAGGGCGTGAGCTTGAATGCAAGAACAGATCAAGGAGTAGTAGAGAGTGGAGTATTCGAGTTGTATCAGAACAATCCGAATCCATTCAACAAGGAGACAGTTGTGAGCTACCGATTACCGGAAGCAGGAGCTGTTAAGTTGAGCATCTACGACGTGACAGGTAAAGTGATCCGAGTGTATGAGATCCAAGGTCAAAAAGGCTTGAATACACAGAAGATCGAGAAATCAGAATTGAATGGCGGCGGCGTACTGTACTATCAGTTAGACGCAGCAAACCATACAGCTACGAAGCGCATGGTAGTAGTAGAGTAA
- a CDS encoding T9SS type A sorting domain-containing protein has product MEDLMGKTSTTSKSKTRNALIDSVRSALSILTVFLIVINSQSVNAQCSLACNGLTQISLDQNCQARITPSMILNDTMTLCPGAQYEVKVLKYKIPIPTGDVVTGLYVGQTLQVEIKDKISGNKCWGDIKIEDKLAPVIECGRDTIPCFAASKFVPTATDGCGLDTVLLVDELIQPLNCNPSFIKQIVRRYIARDIYGNTSPMCYDTILLKRFDTAKVICPKNWVYDPIHPLLNCPIACKDINYNRIPLDRNGHPHPDYTGVPQYRDTVSKAPVDVDTIKLWPVQDIYCNIGVTYEDIDLGIIGCVHKYMRAWTIREWWCNTEIVRSCPQLIEIVDREAPYVHAPYDFTTTTDGGYKCEATVTIPPAIVFDSCRSAIKVDVVYPGGILKNQNGGTVKLPVGRDTIIYRAYDACYNESSDTMIITVEDHTAPVAICDRETVVSLSIDPITHVYATTFDDGSYDDCHIDSMLVRRMDESPCDADILPEVFKPYVEFCCDDVGKRITVVFRVKDKHGNANDCMVQVEVQDKIKPRCTSPTNLTVACDYHFDLNDLTVFGEIQTDSAYLNNVRTIRYKGYDWTKDSVLHFHDGWAYDNCDFTIRKYYEDKRTQCNVGDIIRYWIVADRNGVDTCKQTITFFNYHPFRWDSIVWPKDTTLTMCFDPASLTPDRMGRPSAHDEDKCDLLGYSYKDDLFRIVNGGDACYKILRTWKALDWCQFNYNTVTHNYEYATATHVQVIKVNNLVDPVITARLTDTTFCTYDSCTSGPVVLTATATDDCTPTNELIWEYLVDLDRNGTYDIIRSGVGGSIDASGRYKLGNHRIKYVFEDKCGNKVARERNFTVMNCKAPTPYCINGVAIDLMPMDLDGNGTVDTAMITVWASDVDQGSYHSCGNRITLSFSSDTTVKSLTFTCPAAQHNVDLWVTDVVTGIQSFCRTFIDVQDNNKACEDNLGNGTVSGLITTSGGTRTGVNSVEVELEGSNVAGTKTSANGQYAFTNMPYGKSTYTVVPAKDNDYLNGVSTADIVKIQKHILGISYLEDPYKIIAADVNNNKTITSSDISELRKLILGITTQFKNNGSWAFIDASYKFTTDMTSAYRDEVLKEPYPRNYIISPFEKSMVINFNGVKIGDLNETVNANLFNTASGRTREQLNLIVDDVKYNKGDLIEIPVNCEKTENLSGYQFTIQIDPTKVEFVDMIAGVCNLNKDNLGLTQMDNGFITVSWNAFESVQVKSSDKLFTIVLKALSTSTLSQSIHMNSAITTAEAYDQNLIEKDVRLSFRSDNGIISDNGIVLYQNNPNPFSDNTVIGFEVPKAAKATLSIYDLTGKVLFVKEVNTVKGYNSVRVNNSQLGVTGILFYQLDAEGYSATRRMLVIQ; this is encoded by the coding sequence ATGGAGGATCTCATGGGGAAAACGAGTACAACGTCCAAATCCAAAACGCGCAATGCATTGATTGATTCAGTTCGATCTGCACTGTCCATTCTCACTGTATTTTTAATTGTGATAAATTCACAATCCGTCAACGCTCAGTGCTCTTTAGCATGTAATGGATTGACACAAATTTCTCTCGACCAAAATTGTCAGGCGAGAATTACACCTTCAATGATACTGAATGACACGATGACATTGTGTCCTGGTGCTCAGTATGAGGTAAAAGTGTTGAAGTATAAGATTCCAATACCAACAGGTGATGTTGTAACTGGCTTATACGTTGGCCAAACTTTGCAAGTTGAAATCAAAGACAAGATTTCCGGCAACAAATGTTGGGGAGACATTAAAATTGAAGACAAACTTGCTCCTGTTATAGAGTGTGGTCGTGACACTATTCCTTGCTTTGCTGCATCAAAATTTGTTCCAACTGCAACTGATGGTTGTGGATTGGATACTGTTCTTTTAGTAGATGAGCTAATTCAACCTTTGAATTGTAATCCAAGCTTTATTAAACAAATTGTCAGAAGATATATTGCTCGTGATATTTATGGCAATACTTCTCCAATGTGTTATGATACAATATTATTAAAAAGATTTGATACGGCAAAAGTTATCTGCCCAAAGAACTGGGTATATGACCCAATTCACCCATTGTTGAATTGTCCAATTGCTTGTAAGGATATTAATTACAATAGAATTCCATTAGATAGAAATGGGCATCCTCATCCGGATTATACTGGTGTGCCTCAATACAGAGATACAGTTTCAAAAGCACCTGTTGATGTGGATACAATTAAATTGTGGCCAGTTCAGGATATCTATTGCAACATTGGTGTGACATACGAAGATATCGACCTTGGTATTATTGGATGTGTTCACAAATATATGCGTGCATGGACTATCAGAGAATGGTGGTGCAACACTGAAATCGTGAGATCATGTCCTCAATTAATAGAAATCGTGGATCGTGAAGCTCCATATGTACACGCGCCGTATGATTTTACCACAACAACAGATGGTGGATACAAATGCGAAGCAACTGTAACCATTCCTCCAGCAATCGTTTTTGATAGCTGCCGTTCAGCAATCAAAGTAGACGTTGTCTATCCTGGTGGTATTTTGAAAAATCAAAATGGTGGTACTGTAAAACTCCCTGTGGGTAGAGACACAATCATATATCGTGCATATGATGCATGTTATAATGAATCATCTGATACAATGATTATTACAGTAGAAGATCACACCGCTCCTGTTGCAATTTGTGATCGTGAAACTGTTGTTTCACTTTCTATCGATCCTATCACACATGTTTATGCTACAACATTTGATGACGGTTCATATGATGATTGTCATATAGATTCTATGTTAGTCAGGAGAATGGATGAAAGTCCTTGCGACGCTGACATATTACCTGAAGTATTCAAACCATATGTTGAGTTCTGTTGTGATGATGTTGGGAAAAGAATCACTGTGGTATTCCGCGTGAAAGACAAACACGGTAATGCTAATGACTGCATGGTACAAGTTGAAGTGCAGGATAAAATCAAACCTCGTTGTACTTCACCAACTAATCTTACTGTAGCATGTGATTATCATTTTGATCTCAATGATCTTACAGTATTTGGAGAGATACAAACAGACTCAGCCTATTTGAATAACGTAAGAACAATTCGTTACAAAGGTTATGATTGGACAAAAGATTCTGTATTGCATTTTCATGATGGTTGGGCTTATGACAATTGTGATTTTACCATCAGAAAGTATTATGAAGACAAACGAACACAATGTAATGTAGGAGATATTATCCGATATTGGATTGTCGCTGATCGCAACGGCGTAGATACTTGCAAACAAACAATTACATTCTTTAACTACCACCCATTCAGATGGGATAGCATAGTATGGCCGAAAGATACTACTTTGACTATGTGCTTCGATCCGGCATCACTTACACCAGACAGAATGGGTAGACCATCAGCTCACGATGAAGATAAATGTGACTTGTTGGGATATAGCTATAAAGATGATTTATTCAGAATAGTAAATGGTGGAGATGCATGTTATAAAATATTGCGTACGTGGAAAGCACTTGACTGGTGTCAATTTAATTACAACACTGTAACGCACAATTATGAATATGCAACTGCAACTCACGTTCAAGTAATAAAAGTAAACAATTTAGTAGATCCTGTAATCACTGCAAGGCTTACAGATACTACATTCTGTACTTATGATAGTTGTACTTCGGGACCTGTAGTATTGACAGCAACTGCAACGGATGACTGTACACCAACTAATGAATTGATATGGGAGTATCTGGTAGATTTGGATCGAAACGGTACATACGACATAATTCGTTCAGGCGTTGGCGGTTCTATTGATGCTTCCGGAAGATACAAATTGGGTAATCACCGCATCAAGTATGTGTTCGAAGACAAGTGCGGAAACAAAGTAGCCCGTGAGAGAAACTTTACGGTGATGAACTGCAAAGCACCTACTCCTTATTGTATCAATGGGGTCGCGATAGATCTGATGCCGATGGACTTAGATGGAAATGGTACAGTAGATACAGCAATGATCACAGTATGGGCGAGTGATGTGGATCAAGGATCTTATCATTCATGTGGAAACAGAATTACTTTGAGCTTCTCAAGTGATACAACTGTTAAATCATTGACATTCACTTGTCCTGCTGCACAACACAATGTTGATTTATGGGTGACAGATGTAGTGACAGGAATTCAATCTTTCTGTAGAACATTCATCGATGTACAAGATAATAACAAAGCTTGTGAAGATAACTTAGGAAATGGAACTGTGTCGGGATTGATTACTACTTCCGGCGGTACGAGAACAGGTGTAAACAGCGTTGAAGTTGAGTTAGAAGGTTCAAATGTTGCTGGAACTAAAACTAGCGCAAATGGTCAATATGCGTTCACCAACATGCCTTATGGAAAATCTACTTATACAGTAGTTCCGGCTAAGGATAATGATTATTTGAATGGCGTTTCTACAGCAGATATTGTTAAAATTCAAAAGCACATCTTAGGAATTAGTTATTTGGAAGATCCATATAAAATAATTGCTGCCGATGTCAATAACAATAAAACCATTACCTCATCTGACATCTCTGAATTGAGAAAATTAATACTTGGTATTACTACTCAATTCAAGAATAACGGATCATGGGCATTCATCGATGCATCATACAAGTTTACAACTGATATGACTTCAGCATACAGAGATGAAGTGTTGAAAGAACCATATCCTAGAAACTATATCATCAGTCCATTCGAGAAGAGTATGGTGATTAACTTCAACGGTGTGAAAATCGGGGACTTGAATGAAACAGTTAATGCTAACTTGTTCAACACAGCTTCTGGTAGAACACGCGAGCAGCTAAACTTGATCGTAGATGATGTAAAATACAATAAAGGAGACTTAATTGAGATTCCGGTAAATTGTGAGAAAACTGAAAATCTTTCAGGATATCAGTTCACAATTCAAATCGATCCAACCAAAGTTGAATTTGTCGATATGATCGCCGGAGTTTGTAATTTGAATAAAGACAATCTAGGATTAACACAAATGGATAATGGATTCATCACGGTAAGCTGGAATGCTTTTGAATCTGTCCAAGTTAAATCTTCAGATAAATTATTTACAATTGTATTAAAGGCTCTTTCGACAAGCACATTATCTCAAAGCATTCACATGAACTCAGCAATAACTACGGCTGAGGCTTATGACCAGAATTTAATTGAAAAAGATGTCCGTCTAAGTTTCAGATCTGATAATGGAATCATATCTGATAACGGTATCGTACTATATCAAAATAATCCGAACCCATTCTCTGACAATACTGTAATAGGCTTTGAAGTGCCTAAAGCAGCTAAAGCAACACTTTCAATTTATGACTTGACAGGAAAAGTTCTCTTCGTGAAAGAGGTCAATACTGTGAAAGGTTACAATAGTGTTCGAGTCAACAACTCACAGTTAGGAGTTACCGGCATCTTGTTCTATCAATTGGATGCAGAAGGATATTCCGCTACGAGGAGAATGTTGGTTATCCAGTAA